A single region of the Deefgea piscis genome encodes:
- the secD gene encoding protein translocase subunit SecD — MNRYPLWKYLLIVASILIAAIYTIPNFYGESPALQISSARATIKVSDAMVARADTILKAINVTPVDSYFEGTSVKVRFKDTDTQLKAKDAIQAALGDDYIVALNLISDTPVWLTKLHAKPMVLGLDLRGGVHFLLEVDMKAAVDKALEKTAGDVRRELKDKKIRYGKVSRERDRVEVQLRDEATLKAANLAVRKILGNLKVQDVAENGTYKLVITYPAAEITKLKNDAVLQNITTLHNRVNELGVAEPVIQQQGEGRIVVQLPGVQDTAKAKDILGRTATLEVRMVVDDQALLTEAINGNVPAGHELMSERRSDGRNVPILLKKEVELTGENINDAQAGFDDKNEPAVHLGLDSTGAAIFKVLTRDNVGKRVAMILVEKGKGEVVTAPVVRGEIGGGRVQISGSMGVAEANDTALLLRAGSLAAPMNIVEERTIGPSLGKENISKGFNSTLYGFLAIAVFMMFYYRVFGVVSTLALGANLLFLLALLSLLGVTLTLPGIAAIALTLGMAIDANVLINERVREELRNGAPPQLAIKNGYDHAFATILDSNITTLIAGLALLIFGSGAIRGFAWVHCIGILTSMYSAVFVSRAMINLIYGNRRVNTLAV, encoded by the coding sequence ATGAACCGCTATCCTCTTTGGAAGTACCTTCTTATTGTTGCGTCAATTCTGATTGCAGCGATTTACACGATTCCTAATTTCTACGGTGAAAGCCCTGCGCTACAAATTTCTAGCGCCCGAGCAACGATTAAAGTTAGCGATGCAATGGTGGCACGCGCCGATACCATCTTAAAAGCAATCAACGTCACACCGGTTGACAGCTATTTCGAAGGCACTTCAGTTAAAGTCCGTTTTAAAGATACTGACACTCAACTCAAAGCCAAAGATGCGATCCAAGCGGCCCTAGGCGACGACTATATCGTGGCGTTGAATTTGATTTCGGACACCCCTGTTTGGCTGACCAAATTGCATGCCAAACCAATGGTGCTGGGTCTGGATTTACGCGGTGGCGTGCATTTCTTGCTCGAAGTGGACATGAAAGCGGCTGTTGATAAAGCCCTAGAAAAAACCGCCGGCGATGTTCGCCGCGAACTTAAAGACAAAAAAATCCGTTACGGCAAAGTTAGCCGCGAACGTGATCGCGTTGAAGTACAACTACGCGACGAAGCGACACTCAAAGCCGCTAACCTCGCGGTGCGTAAAATCTTGGGCAATCTAAAAGTTCAAGACGTTGCCGAAAATGGCACTTACAAACTCGTCATCACCTATCCAGCTGCCGAGATTACCAAGCTTAAAAATGACGCCGTTTTACAAAACATCACCACGCTACACAATCGGGTGAATGAATTGGGCGTGGCTGAACCCGTTATTCAACAGCAAGGTGAAGGCCGCATTGTCGTGCAATTGCCTGGCGTGCAAGACACCGCCAAAGCCAAAGACATCCTTGGCCGTACTGCCACACTCGAAGTGCGCATGGTGGTAGACGATCAAGCGCTGCTGACTGAAGCCATTAATGGCAACGTGCCAGCTGGTCACGAGCTTATGAGTGAGCGTCGTAGCGATGGCCGCAATGTGCCGATTTTGCTTAAGAAAGAAGTTGAACTCACAGGTGAAAACATCAACGATGCACAAGCGGGCTTTGATGACAAAAACGAACCAGCAGTGCATCTGGGTTTAGACTCAACTGGCGCCGCAATTTTCAAAGTGTTAACGCGTGATAACGTTGGCAAACGCGTAGCGATGATCTTGGTTGAAAAAGGCAAAGGCGAAGTGGTTACTGCACCGGTCGTTCGTGGCGAGATTGGCGGCGGTCGCGTGCAGATTTCTGGCTCGATGGGTGTTGCCGAAGCCAACGACACCGCGCTACTACTGCGCGCTGGCTCGCTCGCTGCACCAATGAATATCGTTGAAGAACGCACCATTGGTCCATCATTGGGTAAAGAAAACATCAGTAAGGGCTTTAACTCAACCTTGTATGGTTTCCTCGCGATTGCCGTGTTTATGATGTTTTATTACCGCGTATTTGGTGTGGTTTCTACCCTTGCATTGGGCGCGAACTTGTTATTCTTGCTGGCTTTGCTGTCTCTACTGGGCGTTACGCTCACATTACCGGGGATTGCGGCGATTGCCTTGACCTTGGGGATGGCGATTGATGCCAACGTATTGATCAATGAACGGGTACGTGAAGAATTACGCAATGGCGCACCACCGCAATTGGCGATTAAAAACGGTTACGACCATGCGTTTGCAACGATTTTGGATTCGAACATTACGACCTTGATCGCTGGTTTAGCGTTATTGATTTTTGGTTCGGGTGCGATTCGTGGTTTTGCTTGGGTACATTGCATCGGGATTTTGACTTCAATGTATAGCGCAGTCTTTGTGTCTCGCGCCATGATCAACCTCATCTACGGCAACCGTCGTGTGAACACGTTAGCAGTTTAA
- the secF gene encoding protein translocase subunit SecF → MEFFHVKRDIPFMSYGKLTTAISLATFVLAVFFLVAKGLNFGIEFTGGTVMELRYQKAANLSEIRHQVDALKYGEAQVQSMGTTTDVMLRLPNIKDKNSAQLSNEVLTTLQKTRSDVELRKVEFIGPSVGDELFTHGLTALILVCVGIIAYLAMRFEWRFAVSAVIANMHDVVIILGCFALFQWEFNLTVLAGILAVLGYSVNESVVVFDRIRENFRQPALRGKTVPEVIDNAITATISRTMITHGSTECMVLSMLLFGGAALHGFAMALTIGIVFGIYSSVLVASPLLLMFGITRDNMIKPVKVKEEAVV, encoded by the coding sequence ATTGAATTTTTTCATGTAAAACGTGACATCCCATTTATGAGCTACGGCAAGCTCACAACGGCGATTTCATTAGCAACCTTTGTATTGGCAGTGTTTTTCTTGGTTGCTAAAGGTTTAAATTTTGGTATCGAATTTACTGGCGGCACCGTCATGGAATTGCGCTACCAAAAAGCGGCCAATTTGAGTGAAATTCGCCATCAGGTGGATGCTTTAAAGTACGGCGAAGCGCAAGTGCAATCGATGGGAACCACCACTGATGTCATGCTGCGTTTACCGAATATTAAAGACAAAAATAGTGCTCAGCTTTCCAATGAAGTGCTAACCACACTGCAAAAAACCCGCAGTGATGTTGAATTACGTAAAGTTGAGTTTATCGGTCCATCAGTCGGTGATGAGCTATTTACTCATGGTCTAACTGCACTCATTTTGGTGTGTGTCGGTATTATTGCTTATTTGGCGATGCGCTTTGAATGGCGCTTTGCGGTATCGGCCGTGATTGCCAATATGCATGACGTGGTGATTATTTTGGGCTGCTTTGCGCTGTTTCAGTGGGAATTTAACCTCACGGTATTGGCAGGGATCTTGGCGGTATTGGGTTACTCGGTGAATGAATCAGTAGTGGTGTTTGACCGGATTCGCGAGAACTTCCGTCAACCAGCTTTACGTGGCAAGACAGTTCCTGAAGTGATCGACAACGCCATTACGGCAACCATTAGCCGTACCATGATTACTCACGGCTCAACCGAGTGTATGGTGTTGTCAATGCTGTTGTTTGGTGGCGCTGCGCTACATGGTTTTGCGATGGCCCTCACCATCGGTATCGTGTTTGGGATTTATTCATCGGTACTTGTGGCCTCGCCACTATTGCTGATGTTTGGCATCACCCGCGACAATATGATCAAGCCAGTCAAAGTGAAAGAAGAAGCGGTAGTTTAA
- a CDS encoding DedA family protein: MDFNLINIFLHLDVYLAQWVALYGVWIYAILFAVIFCETGLVVTPFLPGDSLLFVAGMIAATGAMNVHLLVVLLFIAAVLGDALNYTIGKYFGHRLFAKKDSKIFRPEYLSKTHDFFEKYGGKTIIIARFVPIVRTFAPFVAGMAAMTYRKFFAYNVIGGAAWVGSLLYAGYLLGGIEIIQKNLSAIILGIIFLSILPGIIEIVKHKMAKAPT; this comes from the coding sequence ATGGACTTTAATCTCATCAATATTTTCTTGCATCTGGATGTGTATCTGGCGCAATGGGTTGCTCTATATGGTGTTTGGATTTATGCCATCTTATTTGCCGTGATTTTTTGTGAAACCGGCTTGGTCGTCACGCCATTTTTACCCGGTGACTCTTTACTCTTTGTTGCCGGAATGATTGCCGCAACCGGCGCAATGAATGTCCATTTATTAGTTGTGCTGCTGTTTATTGCGGCAGTACTGGGTGATGCACTCAATTACACCATTGGCAAATACTTTGGTCATCGTTTGTTTGCCAAAAAAGATTCAAAAATATTCCGTCCAGAATACCTAAGCAAAACCCACGATTTTTTTGAAAAATACGGCGGAAAAACCATTATTATCGCGCGCTTTGTACCCATTGTTCGCACCTTTGCACCGTTTGTTGCTGGCATGGCGGCAATGACCTACCGGAAATTTTTTGCTTATAACGTGATCGGCGGCGCTGCGTGGGTTGGCTCACTACTTTATGCCGGTTATTTATTAGGCGGCATCGAGATCATCCAAAAAAACCTCAGCGCGATTATCTTAGGGATTATTTTCCTCTCAATTTTGCCGGGCATTATTGAAATCGTGAAACACAAAATGGCGAAGGCGCCGACATGA
- the bioC gene encoding malonyl-ACP O-methyltransferase BioC — MNETFYNQKDRIRSAFDKAASSYDAAAVLQREVVDRLFDRLAVINIDPKVILDAGCGTGYARSFLRQRFTSAQYIELDLALNMLKASQAKTSTFKQWLSVFDKNKTNSLCADIEQIPLADESVDLIWSSLTLQWCNTPDAAFKEFNRILKPGGVIIFATLGPDTLKELRSAFVGIDGHQHVNQFIDMHDLGDALVKHGLTMPVMDMEHITMTYAKAKDVMQDLKHIGASNKMDGRPNGLLGKAAWLKVQAQYEVFRRDGVLPCTYEVVYGHAFKPTLKSNARPDGSQIINFRPRTPSA; from the coding sequence ATGAACGAAACGTTTTACAATCAGAAAGACCGAATTCGCAGCGCATTTGATAAAGCCGCCAGTAGCTACGATGCGGCGGCAGTATTACAACGAGAAGTGGTTGATCGCTTATTTGACCGCCTTGCCGTTATTAATATCGATCCTAAAGTCATCCTCGATGCCGGCTGCGGCACCGGTTATGCCCGTTCATTTTTACGCCAGCGCTTTACGAGTGCCCAATATATTGAGCTTGATTTAGCGCTCAATATGCTCAAAGCGTCGCAAGCCAAAACCAGCACATTCAAGCAATGGCTGTCGGTATTTGACAAAAACAAAACCAATTCGCTTTGCGCCGATATTGAACAAATCCCGCTGGCTGATGAATCGGTCGATCTGATTTGGTCTAGCTTAACGCTGCAATGGTGTAATACACCCGATGCCGCGTTTAAAGAATTTAATCGCATCTTAAAGCCCGGCGGCGTGATTATTTTTGCCACTTTAGGCCCGGATACGCTAAAAGAACTACGCAGTGCATTTGTCGGCATTGATGGTCATCAGCATGTAAATCAGTTCATCGATATGCATGATTTAGGTGATGCGCTGGTCAAGCATGGTTTAACGATGCCCGTGATGGACATGGAGCACATCACCATGACCTACGCCAAAGCCAAAGATGTAATGCAAGATTTAAAACATATTGGTGCTAGCAATAAGATGGATGGTCGGCCAAATGGCTTACTGGGCAAAGCAGCATGGCTAAAAGTCCAAGCGCAATACGAAGTATTTCGCCGTGATGGCGTTTTACCCTGCACGTATGAAGTCGTGTATGGCCATGCGTTTAAACCAACGCTAAAAAGCAATGCGCGCCCCGATGGCAGCCAAATCATCAACTTCCGTCCGAGAACACCGTCAGCATGA
- the bioD gene encoding dethiobiotin synthase gives MSSKLFFVTGTDTDVGKTVASAQLIRGFVNAGFNTVGMKPAASGCIRSGDILINTDVEIHRAASNVPAPAALCSPYLFEPAISPHIAAHDAGVVIDLQHLKNCAEQLTSIADRVIIEGAGGWFAPLSTQATIADLATVLQAPVIMVVGMRLGCLNHAMLTAKAIEQQGLTLAGWIANPVDPQFSRYDENLAYLKQQLAAPLLAELSYSSEAINAAISPAAIAQLEQFKSSPDSI, from the coding sequence ATGAGCAGCAAACTATTTTTTGTGACCGGCACAGACACCGACGTTGGCAAAACCGTTGCCAGCGCGCAACTGATTCGCGGCTTTGTGAATGCTGGTTTTAATACCGTAGGTATGAAGCCAGCAGCGTCAGGTTGCATAAGGTCTGGCGATATACTCATCAATACGGATGTAGAAATACACCGCGCCGCCAGCAATGTCCCAGCGCCAGCAGCACTCTGTAGCCCCTACTTATTTGAGCCGGCGATTTCGCCACACATTGCGGCGCATGATGCTGGTGTCGTTATAGATTTACAGCATCTGAAAAATTGTGCCGAGCAGCTGACAAGCATTGCCGATCGCGTCATTATTGAAGGTGCGGGCGGATGGTTCGCTCCCCTATCGACACAGGCAACGATTGCTGATTTGGCAACGGTTTTGCAAGCGCCGGTCATTATGGTGGTTGGCATGCGGCTTGGTTGTTTAAATCACGCCATGCTCACGGCAAAAGCCATTGAGCAGCAGGGCTTAACGCTAGCCGGCTGGATCGCCAATCCAGTCGATCCACAATTTAGCCGATACGATGAAAATTTAGCCTATTTAAAACAACAGCTTGCCGCGCCGTTATTAGCAGAACTCAGCTATTCGTCAGAAGCAATAAATGCGGCCATTTCGCCAGCTGCAATCGCGCAACTTGAACAATTTAAATCGTCGCCCGATTCAATTTAA
- a CDS encoding SCO family protein: MKKIILMTLLLILLGGCSKPEFKGADISNGPIGGDFKLTDHHGKPRSLQDFKGKVVVLFFGFTQCPEVCPTTLSELKSAMQQLGEKANRVQVLFVTVDPERDSQTILAAYVPAFDSRFIGLRGNDSQLADIAQKYKIIYQKQPQGDSYTMDHTAGSYLIDPEGKTRVMINYGAGAAVFAHDLDLLLAE; encoded by the coding sequence ATGAAAAAAATAATTCTGATGACCCTGTTGTTGATCTTATTGGGTGGCTGCAGCAAACCGGAGTTTAAAGGGGCTGACATCAGCAATGGCCCAATTGGCGGCGATTTTAAACTCACCGATCATCACGGTAAGCCACGGTCACTACAAGATTTTAAAGGCAAAGTTGTCGTTTTATTTTTCGGCTTCACCCAATGCCCTGAAGTTTGCCCCACCACACTCTCTGAACTAAAATCAGCAATGCAACAATTGGGCGAAAAAGCCAATCGCGTTCAAGTTTTATTTGTTACGGTCGATCCAGAGCGTGACAGCCAAACAATCCTTGCGGCGTATGTCCCCGCTTTTGATTCTCGATTTATAGGTTTACGCGGCAACGACAGCCAATTGGCGGATATTGCCCAAAAATATAAAATCATTTACCAAAAGCAGCCACAGGGAGATAGCTATACGATGGATCATACGGCGGGTAGTTATTTAATCGATCCAGAAGGAAAAACCCGTGTCATGATTAATTATGGCGCCGGTGCAGCTGTATTTGCGCATGATTTAGATTTACTATTAGCAGAATAA
- a CDS encoding flagellar brake protein, with translation MSDEVNGGIAPIGEQEDIAPYRITAIMEIAFVLRNLAQSNANLALYFNAGRDMMLSRVLSVDTKAQQFIIDVGGHEATNTAITQASKVLFVTALDNVKIQFSVGLVKRCQFEGKAAFTIQFPSDLIKLQRREFFRLLTPITNPLTCELSLPNSQKMQLELHDISLGGAGIWLKDEPKDDFPSGLILNQVNFDLASAGFAKVDIEIRSTHSVTMADGKVRWLLGVRFVDLPRPIENSLQRLLANLERERKALIG, from the coding sequence ATGTCAGATGAAGTGAATGGCGGCATTGCCCCAATTGGCGAGCAAGAAGACATTGCCCCCTACCGCATCACCGCCATTATGGAAATTGCCTTTGTATTGCGCAATTTAGCGCAAAGCAATGCCAATTTGGCGCTGTATTTTAATGCTGGCCGCGACATGATGTTATCGCGCGTATTAAGTGTCGATACTAAAGCGCAGCAATTTATTATTGACGTTGGCGGTCACGAGGCCACCAATACAGCGATCACTCAAGCGAGTAAAGTCTTATTTGTTACGGCATTGGACAACGTCAAAATCCAATTTTCTGTTGGTCTTGTTAAACGCTGCCAATTTGAAGGCAAAGCGGCGTTTACGATTCAATTTCCTAGCGATCTGATTAAATTACAGCGCAGAGAATTCTTTCGCTTACTCACCCCCATCACCAATCCATTAACTTGTGAATTAAGTCTGCCTAATTCGCAAAAAATGCAGCTTGAGCTGCATGATATTTCTTTAGGTGGCGCTGGCATTTGGCTGAAAGACGAGCCCAAAGATGATTTTCCGTCCGGTCTGATTTTAAATCAAGTTAATTTTGACTTAGCCAGTGCTGGCTTTGCAAAAGTAGATATTGAAATTCGCTCTACACATTCAGTTACCATGGCCGATGGTAAAGTGCGTTGGCTATTGGGTGTACGTTTTGTTGACTTGCCGCGCCCAATCGAGAATAGTTTGCAGCGTTTGCTCGCTAATTTAGAGCGAGAACGTAAAGCCTTGATTGGCTAG
- a CDS encoding MFS transporter: protein MHKPNQFDLMGQKRFLPLFLTQFTGAFNDNLFKNAFLVLIAFYGLSTAGLNSAVLINMAAGIFILPFFLFSTLAGQLAEKYDKALLARWIKGIEIIIMLLAGLGFIWHNAAILMCCLFLMGVHSAFFGPLKYSVLPQYLKSNEILGGNGLIEMGTFVAILLGQIAGTLIIQQQPYGEIYIIIACLGFAIIGYFCSRAMPAAPPTAPNLKIGWNVFAETAKILSHTRKNKTVFNSLLGISWFWFFGSIYLTQFPNFAKDTLHGDATVYTLLMTLFSLGVAIGSLLCEKLSDATVELGLVPFGSIGLSVFAIDLFFASQNLAPASYTAYTFLTGLSSWRIIIDILLIGVFGGFFIVPLYALIQIRTEHEFTSRAIAANNILNSLFMVVAAGMSIALLEAGLSVSQLLLLAGILNAQALADGEIVAIFPEGRITSNGKINRFMPGIEQIIKTTPVPVIPMALQGLWGSFFSRKDGAAMLKMPRGIFSKIGLIVGKPIAPESVTRLKLEQETHLLRGDWQ from the coding sequence ATGCATAAGCCAAATCAGTTTGACCTAATGGGTCAGAAGCGTTTTCTACCCTTATTTCTCACGCAGTTTACTGGCGCATTTAATGACAACTTATTTAAAAATGCGTTTTTGGTTTTAATTGCATTTTATGGTCTCTCCACGGCTGGGCTCAATAGTGCGGTGCTGATTAATATGGCCGCCGGGATTTTTATTTTACCCTTTTTTCTTTTTTCAACGCTAGCTGGGCAACTTGCAGAGAAATATGACAAAGCATTATTGGCGCGTTGGATTAAAGGCATAGAAATCATCATTATGCTGCTAGCGGGCCTTGGATTTATTTGGCATAACGCTGCAATCTTAATGTGCTGTCTATTTTTGATGGGGGTGCATTCTGCTTTTTTTGGCCCATTAAAATATTCCGTTTTACCGCAATATTTAAAGAGCAATGAAATCCTTGGCGGCAATGGCTTAATCGAGATGGGTACTTTTGTGGCGATTTTATTAGGACAAATTGCCGGCACATTGATTATTCAGCAACAACCTTATGGCGAAATTTATATTATTATCGCCTGCCTTGGTTTTGCAATCATTGGCTACTTTTGCAGCCGCGCCATGCCTGCCGCACCGCCCACCGCACCAAATCTAAAAATTGGCTGGAATGTGTTTGCCGAGACCGCAAAAATTCTTTCCCACACCCGAAAAAACAAAACCGTATTTAATAGCTTATTGGGTATTTCTTGGTTTTGGTTTTTTGGCTCAATTTATCTGACGCAATTTCCAAATTTTGCCAAAGACACATTGCATGGTGATGCGACTGTATACACATTATTAATGACATTATTTTCACTTGGCGTAGCCATTGGCTCACTACTATGTGAAAAGCTATCTGATGCGACCGTTGAATTGGGATTGGTGCCATTCGGCTCAATTGGACTTTCAGTATTTGCCATTGATTTATTTTTTGCCAGCCAAAATCTAGCTCCGGCCAGTTATACCGCCTATACATTCTTGACCGGACTCTCTAGCTGGAGAATTATTATTGATATTTTATTGATCGGTGTTTTTGGCGGATTTTTTATTGTGCCTTTATACGCACTAATTCAAATTCGTACTGAACATGAATTTACCTCACGCGCGATTGCAGCCAATAATATTTTAAATTCATTATTTATGGTCGTTGCAGCAGGAATGAGTATTGCCTTGCTTGAAGCCGGTTTGAGTGTGTCGCAACTATTATTACTCGCTGGCATTTTAAATGCTCAAGCTCTAGCGGATGGCGAAATCGTGGCTATTTTTCCTGAAGGGCGAATTACCAGCAATGGCAAAATTAATCGCTTTATGCCGGGCATTGAGCAAATAATTAAAACTACACCCGTGCCGGTCATTCCAATGGCGCTACAAGGCTTGTGGGGTAGTTTTTTTAGTCGTAAAGATGGTGCCGCCATGCTCAAGATGCCACGCGGCATTTTCTCTAAAATCGGCCTAATCGTTGGCAAGCCCATTGCACCGGAATCAGTTACCCGATTAAAACTAGAACAAGAAACGCATCTATTGCGTGGCGATTGGCAATAA
- a CDS encoding M16 family metallopeptidase: protein MGNFCATVFLCLASVVGYAQTQVKILPVLAPDIIQGQLNNGLRYFIKPNQQPSNKVEMRLVVNVGSMSEKDDELGVAHLLEHMAFRRTKNFKAGQVKSFLDSHGMRWGGDSNAFTSHENTVYILSVSPDDAAQALQLLADWAYQIEFDENELNTEREVVLNEERIRRSDHAIYQSIYKTIYPNQNYANRMPIGDSKIIKSIPLEKVNAFYQREYQAQKMAILVSGDINPRQIETQIKKNFNAVPAGNHAVNYPSPAATDQLRLVNENEVQSLSQARVGWNWVLPSDSMSDADAALRDYQRELIGIILQRRLSNLAQNQDSALSDAIWLNSHGTDLPTRQIQYGFFVNAKNNRSQEALRQLYREIVRAKQFGFSAEELNSAFETRKAMIGTNWDNLAWANQLFMHYRFAESVRNPADYPTQHQRFFDATQAADLQKLMTDILAYPDQVVYALKSTRVQSEDHINRLWLKDLIAEVQAETLTPVTTNTTRNQLLGTLPTKGKIIRSIEDDANKSTLWQLSNGIEVLTIAPQSTTENIGFAAQALGGITALSADLYPAARILPEYLLRAGLDGMHPNDIERIMSNKQTKLLPFVGVDTHGFSGVSIPKDIEALLQLNYLALTTASDDNAEAANVSRELALQNMAKNDELSLANTLNQLRYQTPDLFPSNRKMLSPFYEASLAQLKTAKQQLYGNPGAFRFVITGVANDKNTEALLEQYLASLPSQKSNLPQISTLPQVPVKEVQLGWANTGAYRHWQAYLPVKANAENEWQLTAMADLLHQRLLDGLREKTGNIYWLSLVPNRNTPQGLTLGFAYRTDAAHCEQSSKTVLNELIKLRQTAPSTTEVSAIHDRLRKSNAERVNMPILYALSYATAWLRNGNASSNQPDLSQITAQSLHSAAQIWFQPQHWAIGNYMCDDVVDLQQLVSTQ, encoded by the coding sequence ATGGGTAATTTTTGTGCAACGGTATTTTTATGTTTGGCATCAGTTGTTGGCTACGCCCAAACCCAAGTTAAAATCTTACCCGTTCTTGCACCAGATATTATTCAGGGGCAACTAAACAACGGCCTACGTTATTTTATTAAGCCCAATCAACAGCCGAGCAATAAAGTTGAAATGCGTTTAGTCGTTAATGTTGGTTCAATGAGTGAGAAAGATGATGAATTAGGTGTCGCCCATTTACTTGAGCATATGGCATTTCGTCGAACCAAAAACTTTAAAGCAGGACAAGTCAAATCATTTTTAGATAGCCATGGTATGCGTTGGGGGGGCGATAGCAATGCCTTTACCAGTCATGAAAATACAGTTTATATTTTATCCGTTTCACCAGATGATGCGGCTCAGGCACTGCAATTACTTGCAGATTGGGCATATCAAATCGAGTTCGATGAAAACGAGCTCAATACCGAGCGAGAAGTCGTACTGAATGAAGAGCGTATTCGTCGCTCCGACCATGCAATCTATCAATCAATATATAAAACAATTTACCCTAATCAAAACTACGCTAATCGAATGCCAATTGGTGATAGCAAAATCATAAAGAGCATTCCTCTCGAAAAAGTAAACGCTTTTTATCAGCGCGAATACCAAGCGCAAAAAATGGCTATTTTAGTTTCTGGCGATATCAATCCACGTCAAATTGAAACTCAAATCAAAAAAAATTTTAATGCCGTGCCTGCCGGCAATCATGCCGTTAACTACCCAAGCCCCGCCGCAACCGATCAGTTACGCCTAGTTAATGAAAATGAAGTGCAGTCTTTATCACAAGCACGTGTTGGCTGGAATTGGGTTTTACCTAGCGACTCCATGAGTGATGCCGACGCAGCTTTACGCGACTATCAACGTGAATTAATCGGCATTATTTTGCAGCGCCGACTTTCTAATTTGGCACAAAACCAAGACAGTGCACTCAGTGACGCTATTTGGCTAAATTCGCACGGCACGGATTTACCAACTAGACAAATTCAATATGGTTTTTTTGTTAATGCAAAAAATAATCGCAGCCAAGAGGCATTACGCCAGTTATATCGAGAAATTGTTCGCGCCAAACAGTTTGGTTTTAGTGCTGAAGAATTAAACAGTGCATTTGAAACCAGAAAAGCCATGATTGGAACAAATTGGGATAACTTAGCTTGGGCCAATCAACTATTTATGCATTATCGTTTTGCTGAGTCAGTTCGCAATCCAGCAGATTACCCAACTCAACACCAGCGTTTTTTTGATGCGACTCAAGCTGCTGATTTGCAAAAATTAATGACTGATATTTTGGCCTATCCTGATCAAGTGGTTTACGCACTAAAATCCACGCGAGTCCAGTCGGAAGATCATATTAACCGACTTTGGCTAAAGGACTTAATCGCTGAAGTCCAAGCAGAAACCTTAACACCAGTAACAACGAATACCACACGAAATCAATTGCTGGGCACCTTACCCACCAAAGGTAAAATTATTCGTTCAATAGAGGATGACGCCAATAAAAGTACACTTTGGCAATTAAGTAATGGCATTGAAGTCCTCACCATTGCGCCACAAAGTACAACAGAAAACATTGGTTTTGCTGCGCAGGCTTTGGGCGGAATCACCGCGCTGAGCGCTGATTTATACCCCGCAGCTAGAATATTGCCAGAGTATTTATTACGCGCCGGACTAGATGGAATGCACCCAAATGACATTGAGCGCATCATGAGCAACAAACAAACCAAACTACTACCGTTTGTTGGCGTGGACACCCATGGTTTTTCTGGAGTGAGTATTCCAAAAGATATTGAAGCATTATTACAGCTTAATTATCTCGCATTGACCACCGCCAGCGATGACAATGCAGAAGCTGCTAACGTGAGTCGTGAACTGGCTTTACAAAACATGGCTAAAAATGATGAATTAAGTTTAGCCAATACCTTAAATCAATTACGCTATCAAACGCCGGATTTATTTCCTAGCAATCGAAAAATGCTCAGCCCTTTTTATGAAGCCTCGTTAGCCCAATTAAAAACGGCCAAGCAGCAGCTTTATGGCAATCCGGGGGCGTTTCGTTTTGTCATCACCGGTGTCGCCAATGATAAAAACACCGAAGCTTTGCTCGAGCAGTACCTAGCAAGCCTACCTAGCCAGAAGTCAAATCTGCCACAGATAAGTACACTACCTCAAGTGCCGGTCAAAGAAGTGCAATTAGGATGGGCCAATACAGGCGCATATCGCCATTGGCAAGCATATCTACCTGTAAAGGCAAACGCAGAAAATGAATGGCAGTTAACCGCGATGGCTGATTTATTGCATCAGCGCCTTCTCGACGGACTAAGAGAGAAAACGGGCAATATTTATTGGCTTTCACTGGTTCCCAATCGCAATACACCGCAAGGTTTAACCCTAGGCTTTGCCTATCGTACCGATGCTGCGCACTGCGAACAAAGTAGCAAAACAGTTCTCAATGAATTAATTAAGCTGCGACAAACCGCGCCTAGCACAACCGAAGTTAGCGCCATTCATGATCGACTAAGAAAATCTAACGCCGAACGGGTCAATATGCCTATTCTATACGCACTGTCTTACGCCACAGCTTGGTTAAGAAATGGTAATGCGTCGAGTAATCAACCCGATTTAAGCCAAATCACCGCGCAGTCTTTACACTCCGCAGCACAAATCTGGTTTCAGCCTCAGCACTGGGCGATTGGCAATTATATGTGTGACGATGTCGTCGATTTACAGCAACTAGTTAGCACCCAATAA